Genomic DNA from Raphanus sativus cultivar WK10039 unplaced genomic scaffold, ASM80110v3 Scaffold0215, whole genome shotgun sequence:
ACAAATTGCCCTACTGTCAAATCCGCCGGGACTAGGTATCTAcccaataattaaaaaaaaaaaaagcttagtTTGTCAATCTCACAAGTGTATATTGAGATTTTGATTGATATTGATTTACAATAATAGTATGCCTACTTACTTTTTCTTGTCGATGGTTGGTATATCACTCTTCTCAGCCTTCTCAACAATCACCTGGATCCCACAAACATATACAAATTGTGTGACAAATCATCACTCTCAACCTGAGAGTCTCAAGTGTCATTTAGCTCTTAACAAATATGAATCATGGATGCTAATCACAGGTATGAGAAAAACTGTGAACTCTCACCGGAATCCTATCTGGATACTTCTCTCTAATCCGAGCAGCCTCTGCGCTTCTCTTCTCTGaacgttccaaaaaaaaaaaaaaacaggatcATCATTAGATCAAAAAGCAAAGGGTTTTGAGAATAAAACACGAAAACAAAGACAAAGGGTCCGAACCACAAACCTAGGTCATGCTCTTGCTTGAACGTGCTTTTTGCCATTACTTCTTCCACACCCTACAGATACATCAAGAAGCCAATCAGACAAACCATCGAAACAACCGATCATGTCTCTTACTTACGCCATAGTTTATATAGTTTCAGCAACTATAATCTAACATCCCCATCAATCAAGAAAACCCTTTTTTTGTCTCAGACATAGTGACTCTCCTAAAGCTTAACATAACTCGTACTTAAATCGATTGATCGACGAAGTACGAGATCATCGTGATAATTTACCTGTTGATTACAAAGACCGAAAGCTTTTCTTCGATCAAAACACACAACTCTCTCGTTGAAGAAGATGGACAAATAAAACAAACCTACGAAAGTTCTGCGGCAAATAGATTGAATACAGATGGAACACCGTAGTTTCTAGACTCCTCTGCTGACGTGCGTCATGATTAAAGAATCGATGAAAATCGGACGGTATATATTAGTTGTGATAGTGGAGGAGAAAATCATAACCGTCACGCTTACTGGCGATGTACGAGGGGGGGCTGTGCACGTTATTACTGCCtccgaaaaaaataataaaggaTAAAGAAGAACCGCATATGACGGGATCACGTTTCCTGCATATGATATGACATATTTACCCCTCGTAACTGCAGGTTAGATTCAGAGTAACGGAAGGGTAGCAATGGAGTTGTCAAGTCGCTTTTAGTCTCTTTCACTTTTGAGGTCCAGTTTGATAATTATAACGGGCCTTGGGGTCCGATTGTTTGTAACTTTAGAGACTTTCactgtttgtttttgttattctTTTCTCTTTTACATCATTATATTAGATACTAGAGTagacccgccctacgggcgggatttgatgtatttttgtttaaaatatactttttggaAGTGTTTATGTGTTTGTATTTGGATTTATCGATCTTATGAATGTtcttagtttttaaaaattttgttcaaGATAAAGTGGTTGATGTCGGACCAAATGAAAGAGTAATTTATTCTAGTGTGAGTGAGTTCGAGAGATAGTGAGATTAATTATGCAATAGATTAGGAAAGAATGTTAATGATATATacagtaaaaactctataaattagtaATGTTGAGactttgatattttattaatttatagagttattaatctacaaaaaaaattcttattttgattttctatttgaagatatatttcctaaaataagaacatatttgattttaatgtcTATATATTAACtaacattttgaaattttacacttatattagttttactatattatttggtgtataataataatgatatgtTTCATAGAACTTAAATAtgttttacctatttttactaaatctcattaaaatatattaaatgttaagaaaatataaaaataatttattgtagatataaaataaataatataacggttggtttgtacttatataaaatatacatacatataaattattaacttataattttaatgagATCACATATTTATGtaagattttttgaaaaatattatcttattattttatcgatttgtgtcTCGTATTTTGAATTGGTCcaacttaaaacaaaaataataatttataatatttattaattgatTGAGTATTAATTTATGGATTTTCTACTGTacttgaagttttttttttaaatctttaaaccTGCTAATTTCTTCTTAAAATGTGAATCAATATAAAATTCTgtcaatattaaaaatttctttAGTAGATACGTGACTTAGAGCATGTTTATTGGGGGAACCAACTTAGAGGCTCTTAGTGTTTTTTTAGTATTAAAGTGAAGTGAAAATACTTTGTTAAGAGACTTTCAATTTTAGTGGTTTATTGGTAGTATCTTAATTTGTGATATCATTTTCTTAGGATTTTAAATGTTCTTGTGTTTGTGATAAAATGCTCAACAAACAATGATACTGAAGTTGAATAGCTCACCTTCTTCGTTACgtgattacatatatataatctcGTAATACTACATAAAACAAAGGCTCTGATTAATATATCTTGAAAGGAGTGGTAACAGGTAAGGAATCAAAATGCTTGAACCACAATCGTCACACGCTTGTTTCTCTGCTAACAAATAAAAGGTTTCACACTGGAATCCCAAACTACAGGTCATTTTCTCAAAATGCGAATTATAGGTAAtcgaaaagagagagagagagagagagaaatctaAAAGCATCAACAACAGTTTTGCCAACGCAAGTGGCTCCACCTTCAACGAGAGTTGAAACAACAGGATATGTTGATGAAGCAGCTTCATGCGTCCAATTCCAATTAAGAGCGCCAAGAGCAGGGTGGCTCAAGAACTGCGAAAAGGAATCACAGATTACAAATTCCAATTAGAGACAACAACAAGTTTCAAAAAAACTCTGCAATTGAAAAACAGAACAAAGAATCTCCTCTTACAGCAGTGAGCCAGAAATCAGGGATCGCTTTGATGATATCGCCACGCTTGTCATAGACAGGCTTCCTTATACCGTTGTACTCTGCTCCACTTCCAACACTTCATCGCTCGTCGTCTCGTTTATCTAACCAAACAAAAGGATAGTGATTCAACAAGAGCGTAGAGCCTTTTCATATCATTGATGTGAAAAGCGACCAACTTTCAATTGAAAGACAAAACAACATACACAAAGACACTGACTTTAAAGCATGCTAAACCGAATCTCAATGTCAGCAGCAAACACATTAGATTTCGATGAAACACTAGAAATTGGATGCGATTGATTACCAGCTCAGTCATGCAAGAGAGAGCAGCGTAAGCGCCGTGTTTGGTCATGGCAGATCCTTTGAAAAGATGATCATCGACGCCTTTACCGTCGGAGGTATCATTCTCTCCGGAGAGAGGAGGATCCGAAACAGGAAGAACAGGCCGACCAGAGCCACCGAGGGAGAGATTCATCCGTCGAGGAGTCACGAAGTTTCGGAATCGAAACCGAGTGATTTCGTCCGCGAGAGAGAGGttgagatgagagagagagacttgaaTGTGTGACGCGTGTCCTTAAACAACGCCTCTTCCTTCCCTTAGTTAAGCTACGTAACTTATGTTaaaaggtattttttttttttttaatcataatgaGCTTAAGCGACCCTATTAAACAACGCCGATAAACATGCTCTTATTACCATTTAATATTTACTTGGTTGGTTCCTAGTGATTAAAAAAtggtttattttataagaaGACCATGTCAACGCTTCATTCCGATTGAGATGGTTAAGTCTATCATAAATTAATTGAACGATGTGGCGGTGATAGTGTAATAATAGGCTTTGTGCGTTCTTTTATTAGATCATTTGGCTGTGTTAGTAGTTTGTAAACCCACTGTTTGGACAATGTAAGCTGGCTGTTCGATTAGGTAAATTTGTGAACGGGAAAAATGTTTTACTCGCAGTGAACATAACTATGTGTCTATTTTAAATTGTGCAGGCATATGAAGACACAGATGCAATTATTGTGTGCACGTCCAAGGTGGTTATGTTATGTGTGCCCGTCCATGGTGGTAACAGAGATTAGTATACTGCTGTTAGTTTACCGTAACAGAGTGAAATTTGAAATCAGGTAGGGGTGCATTTCATagattctaaaatatttctatgTAAACTATACAAGTCACTACAGCTGCTTCTCATGTATCAAGAGAGGCGATGGCTCGCCGGAATCAACTTCTGGTCAAGGAGGGGCATGTCTACCCCATGAGCTCGCCACCTTTCTTCAAATTACAGACCTCCCAAAATTTCAACATTTGGACTTCGACGATGTCGTTACAGTAGCGGCTTTTAGATAGGCAATCAAAATGGAAGAAGCTGCCATCGCTGGTGAGTGATTCTCTTAGTATAAGAGGGAGCAAGAGACATGTAGCGAAGCGGACTCTCTTATTTGTAGGTATATATTCTctaaaataaaggaaagaggGGTAGTCTTAAAAAAACACTATCATGTTGATTGACCAGAAACactatcatgttttttttttttgaataaatcatGTTTATAGATTGAAGAAACACTATCCTGCACATCTCGTCCTGCAAACAAACTAAGATTCTCATGTCATCCAGACAAAGCATTTTTCTTCACATCTTTTCCCTTGGCAAACCAACATTTCTCATTCTGCTGTGATTTAACAACTGATTAGCTCTTGTCACTTATCAAATAGTCCTCGGGTTTACTCCCTAAAAGATCCACTTTGGTAAGATCTCCGCTGCAACAAAATAATCATCAACACCGATTCCTCCTAGATTCatagtattttattatgtaCTGATAGTCCATCAATGTTTTTTCTCTTACAGACCATTGTACATGCTGATCAAGAAACTTAGACAAAACAATTCCTTCTACTAAGGGTGCCTTAGCTCCTCTGCTTGATCCATTTGTTTCCTTTAGTGGCTCTACAGATAGAATCTTTTCATAAAGTCCCGTTCTTTACAAATTACaatagcaaaagaaaataaacataatgAAAAGTATTATGAGCAAAAACATTGTCTGAATGATgagatttaatgtttttagcTATCATCTAAATTAAGAGAGCTAAGAAACCGTCTGTAGGCTGAAGTGAAGGTAAGCTTGGTTGGATCAGGAGGACTGAGAACGTTAGTAGACGGAAGTTGAGAAAAGCTTGATTGGATCAGGAAGATTTCGATTATCATTGCTGCTTGCCACAGAAAACGCAGATGACTCGACCCCTCTCAGAATCTTTCCGGGTACGGATTGATTGAATGCAACCGTAAACCACTACGCCTTGATTGACCAGAGATGGTGGATTGATTTCAGGTTTAGgcctaattaaaaaaaaaaagagagtccaACAAATTTAAAGCAAACAAAGAAACCCAAAGTAAACAAAGTCGTAGAAGAAGAGTTTCAAGAGAAGCCACACGTCAGTTCCTAATGAAGCTATTTAATGGTGTATCGGTTTGCCGTTGATGGAGAATCTTGATTCACCGTCGCGTATCATCCCTCCTCTGTCGGTGTTGATACTGAGAAGGTCACACATGTTGGATTCCTCCGAGTGGCAGTGACGGCAGTCTCCACAATCTCCGGTGAAGATGGGAAAGAACGTGATCTCCTGGTTGAAGCTCAGCCACTCCTACAACACTCTCCTGGTTAAAATCTGCCGGACTTCAAATCGGAAAgaaaaattttggatttagccattttcggaaaaaaaaattatttcgtTTGAACAGACTGATAAGATGGTTTGAGAGGAGGAATGCATAACTTTTTATACTCGCAGATACACCGACTCACTGATCTTAACCATGCATTGAAGACTTTGTTGGGGTTAATTCAATTAAATGGACTAAAGACGATGAATGCATACCGTTACAGACGTTTGAGAGATAAGGACGAAGATCAAAAGTCTGAAGAAAGACCAACTACAATTATTGGGCTATTGAGCTACTTCTATATCTAAAGTTAAACCCATCCGATTTTTTAGCCCAGAAGCACTTCAAAATGTATATGTAAAGAAAGATGCCCAACTCACCAGAATATCTAAGTTAATGAAACGGGGAGTATTGAGAGCACAGGACACGTTTAGATACGTGAAACTTCGAATTGTTGACGTGTCTTGATGAGAAGAGAGTAAGCTCTTCTTTATTctttatatagtatagtattAGATGTTTAGAGATAAATGGAAACACTAAAATTAATCGACACTTGGTAAATagttaaaattgttaaaattagTTCTAGTTAACGTAATTTTTATTGATGTAATAAAAACAGGAGTCATCTAATTGATGTTGATGTTAAACAagtcaataataataatactgaTGTTAAACAGGTCAATAATAGTcttaaataacatattttgcATCACTTACTATTTTGCATCACTTACTAATAAGTAATTTGAACTAATAGCATTTCAATATGTGATgtaataacaattttaaatagCATATTTTGTATCACTTACTAATAAGTAGTTAATTTGAACTAATAACATTTCTATATGTGATGCAATAACAATcttaaataacatattttgtatCACTTACTAATAAGTAATTTGAACTAATAGCATTTCTCTATATGTGATGCGATACAATCTTTTTCTTGCTTAGTTCATCTCGACGTCCCCCTCCGGGAAGATCTGCGGGGATGTCTGTTGCCGCTTCCAGCAATGGTAGGCCAATCCGCGCCCTCCTATGATAATCAGCAGGGTAACGCCAATGATGAGTTCCCAAGCTCCTGCGGTGAGACTGTCATCAACATCTGGTGGACTATCTGTAAACCTCATCTAACACACAAAAAAGAAGCTGAAAAGATTGTTGAATGTCTATATGTCTAGACGCCATACCATGATAACTGTTTCGTTAGCGTAGTTTAGAACACTAATCTTTATATAGAGAATATGAttgtccatatatatatatataatatatatatatatatatatatatttccctctttttgcttattattttcaattttctctaagtttttgcttatttttttcaattttctctaaatttttgcttttcatttttttctttatatttttctttattttcagatGTTTTTAAATCTAAAGATATTCCTTACATGTAAAGAAGTTTTGATGTCATATTCCTTACATGTAAAGAACTTTTGATGCCATATTCCATACATGAATTGTTATCAACTTCAATCATCACAACTACATATTCTCTAATAAATTTCACTgtaatgtattattttctttaaatcatttgttttggtttctctAACTATAGTAATGATGATAATCCATAAATATCATTATAATTGCCAAAATATCACTATAATGATGATAATcccataaatatataattgccaaAAAAATACTTGAGACTCTGGGTCGGAGTTCTGGAGGAGGAAAGACAGTATTTTCAAGATTTTCCATATCTCATTAATTTCTTGCTATTACTACTGTCTTTCCTGACTATATTGCAAATTTTCTTTGCCTATAATTACGGAATTAGATTTTTTGACCCGCTTagtcaattttcttttttatctttcaTTATATTAAATGTCATTAACCAATGAagcatctttttcttttgttcactAACCAATGAAGCATCTAATCTAGCAACACCAGAGTAGTTGTTGTATATGCTTAATCTTTTTGTTTGCCTTAAAtctttttttcattattaaaaattttcaattagaATATACAAAAAACTGTGAATTATTAATGTACcagattcagatttttttaatcaatcaaGTATTTATTCTAAGCTCTCATATTCTCCCAAAAAAGTATACTTCAGTAATGATGATAATCCACAAATATCACTATAATTGCCAAAAGATACTTGAGACTCTGGCTCGGAGAGTCGGAGTTCTGGAGGAAAGACtgtattttcaagatttttcATATCTCAATAACTTCTTGCTATTACTGTCTTTCATCCTATATTGGAAATTTTCTTTGCTTATAATTACCGAACTAGATTTTTTGACCCGCTTagtcaattttcatttttatctttcgttgtattaaatattatagatatttgcAATGTGTGTAATATAACATTTGGAGAAAtaacaatgtgtttaattacattgaatatttttttttgtgttctacAATAAATTATATGACTAAAATTTATTGGACATCgtataaacaaatccaacatttggatgattatatttatgtatagaATATCTAGCAAATAAATTTTCTGaactaaaaatagaaaataggcaaatatgagttagtatgatattaaaaactgatacattagttataaaatttgtaaaaaagtaaaaatattgtaGGCAATTTATTCCATAGAATATTTGGTTTGTATAGTTGTATccatagttttcaaaatagagatagtatatatattgctaaaatattttataaatcacgGTAGGAAAGATCATAACTGCATTGACCGATTGTACATGTCAATTTAATTGATTTATTGTTAGTATGTTTCACAAAATATGGTATTTAATATTTCCGTATTCCAGAAGTTtattagttttgaatttatttggaaacaaaataTCTTTGGAAAATCATAGCTATAGTTTAAATGATAACTGTTCacaatatcttttatttattataaactgTTCCACAAGGACGGGATGAATTCGATTTGAAAACATTTAGTACCATAGGGTCGTCTAATAGAATGTGCTACTGGAGCAGTTAAACAGGATCTGAgtctaaaagtaaaaaaattagtaagacatttcaaaaaaacaaacaaaatttacatataaaagataactgaatatattaattagtgtataatatatttcaaaactattcaaaaaatcagtgaaaatatttacatataatttttgaaattaagatcttgttaaaatCCTTTTAAACACATTttcgtttttttaatatatatattttaaatgaaaaatatcaaaatagttTAAAGATTATTTACGAAATCCCTAAAATATAGGAAAGTTACTAGTTTTAATTAATAACTGGAACTAAACCATAACCCGAAAcagaaattaaagaaaaaaggtCAACCTTTTCTGTTTGGTGATGATTGTAAGAGAAGAAAACAGAAAAGGTTGACTTTTTTCCTGTACGATCAGACCAGCTGCACATGATTCAGGTTGAGATTACGACCATTCAACCTCCTCATCCTTCTTAGGCCTAGATAAATTCTTGTGGCGCAAATCTGATGGAACCTTTGGCCCGGTGTTCTCGTCAAAAGTTATTTGTGATTACTTTTGCGTAACCCCTCTCCTTTTGTCTACTGGCATAAGATAGTTTGGTTCAAAGAGCATATCCCTAGGAATTCTTTTATGATTTGACTGGCTCTGCTTAGGAGACTGCCAACTAGAGACAGACTTCGCCGATGGGGAGAGGATGTTCCTACAGCATGTGTTCTCTGCTCTGACGGCATAGAAAATCATCATCACCTCTTCTTTGAGTCTGAATATTCCTCCTCCATTTGGCAAACATTCGCTTCTCAAATCTGGGATAATCCTCCCACTGATTTGCATTCAGCTGCCGCTTGGATTCTCCAGCAACATCAGCCTCCAAATGCTAACGCCATTGCCTTGATCAAGCTCATCTTTCAGTCCTCAATCTACCTCATTTGGAAGGAGAGGAATGCGCGCAACTTCACGGTAGTCTCGTCACCGACACATGCTCTGGACAGACTTCTTCGTGATCGTTTGCTCTCTATCAAGCCAAGACCTCCGCCTGCTGAATATCTGCTTCGATTCTTTCTTTTAATCTACCGGCCCCCTTGACTTGTCCTCTTTTTGCTctgctctcttttttttttttttctctgttgctGTCTCTTTTCGTTTCAAATAAGTTGCTTGCAACAgtgtagaaaattaaaaaaattgtacaaaTCTTAACAATTtaccaaagaagaaaaaagaccATTAGAACATGGATTCGTGTTAATGTGTGGTCACGTTATTTCTTTCTTGATATTCGCCTAGTTGAAAACATGGCTTCCACTTCTCAAACAGCTTCGCAACAGCTGCCTCATGTAAAGTATATTCGATGGTTTTCTATAAACACCAATATCTGAGATGATATAATGTGTAGATTTATCAGACAAAAACTATCACTTCACTTTTATGTggaaatcatatatataacgAGGGATTTTTCTCTTTTCTAAAGGTGTACACAAACACACCTGCGGATTCCacttcaaaaaaattgtttttagtgACAAGTTTTCTTATTTATGAAACGGGCttataaatttattgttttagagATCATTCAGACTAGGAGCTCAAGAAAGGAGCTAAACAACATTCTCTCGGATATTTGGCATTTTAGCAGTCGTCTTACTGCTTGCTCGTTTTTACACATTCCTCGCTTATGTAATGTAGAGGCTGATTCAGTGGCAAAGTCAGTTCTCGTTTCTGTAAACTCAACCTCCCCACGAGGAGGCTAAACCTTTTATTTTGCAATGCAATCgtagtttgaccaaaaaaaaaagagaaaatgagcTTATTGGTTTACTACGAtgatcattttaatatatatatatataattttaagaaaatcagtATAGTCGGAGAACTGTGTGGCCAAGAGGAGTAGAGTTGGAGCAATATGTTGTGCAGCCGTGCAGGAGAGCGTGGCGGAGGGATCTGAGCGGAAGTTGGTGGGATATAGGGAGAAATCGAGGAAGACATGATCGGTGATTGTTACGTCTGAGAAAGAAAGCTGAGGGGACGGAGATACAATGGGGATGAGAATGGATGACGATGCCCTGGTGGATGTTTGCAATACCAGATGCATTGAGAGGTCATGGTATGAGAATGTACAATGGCAAACATGAACAGAGTAAGGTTTTAGACGCTGTGACTCTATgtatttagtttttgtttttgtatttatgtCCCTGTAATATTTTGGTTACAGCAAATGAACCCAAATTTTCAAAAGTAAACACAATTTAACACTCAACATTGATATTTTTCAAAATGCTTTTTGCGAATATCTATCTAAAAACACCATTTAGAATTGCCCCTTAATTTTCACACCTACTTACACTATCATGCCACttagaattaaataatacttcatattttaatattttttctaattagattaatgtgtttttctaaattaaaattaaattaaatacacttcattcatttctccattaaatcaatgtcaaaagtatttatttttatcagcttcaaaaaaatacatttttattggacaaataattcatgaaattataatatcaactctccatttaacaaatctgaacaacaacaaaatattaccaaatttgaaccgaaactagataaatatccaaacggatttaccattttggtatccaGAAAACCAGAACTAAACTTGAtacgaacgaaatatttcggatattcgaatgtatttgaatcatatttatatatttgaatatgttaactatttttagagttaatatccaagatataagctattttaaagttgtctaaaatatttgaaataaaaaaatagtcaaaagtaaatttttaaaatagataaacaatagtcaaaacaccaaaaatatttaaaacatatatttattctccatccaaatattcaagttaaacatgtttctaatttttaacttaggtactttagcttacattactcaaatttatatgttatattatttttatttttagatttagggaaatttaaagtataaataaattttgaaaatttaaaaatagtttaaactgGTTATCCGAACCGCAAAGATCCGAGTCAtaccgaaaccaaaatttataaatacccgaatagagctggaattttaaactcaaaaatcttaaacccgattaaattttaaccaaattcgagtggatacccaaatacccaCCCTTAACTTATTCAATGTAAAccgatcaaatattacaaatacattatttattataaataaataaaaacttaaacagaaaattaatatcaaGATCTAACCACTTAAAAGGTAACAACTGTTTAACTTGGTCAAAATCATTGATTACTCTGAAATTGTAGAACGATGGTTAGAATGACGAAcgcgaaaaaagaaaaacaacagaGTAGTCCTAAAGAGAATGTAAATCCACAAATTTGTAAAGGATATCTACAGATAAACCCCTAAAATATATAGTACTCCatctgtaccattttaagtgatgtttaaggtttttacacaaagattaagaaaatacaaatttctatGTAATTTATCTCGGTTACataaaattgcattaaataaaatcagtctaaccaataagaaaaacatgtagtattttgtaattggttgcaaatttcaattgacattaaattttatttagaattgTGAGAACATTACtaattatgaaacaaaataaaaatgtttaaacatcacttaaattGGTACGGAGGGAGTAATTTTTAAGATCACTTATGTCCACTTTCAAATTGCATTAGAATATGATATATTGttttaactatattaatttCTGAATAACTCTAACTTTATTTTCgttttattatgttaaaaaccTTCCAATTTTTTTGGTTGTGAAACGATCTTGATCACTGGGAAGAGTTTGAGTTTTTTAGTAAACTGTTAATTTGAACATATACAATATTATCCTTATTCCGATAATGAGTGCAACTagttcatattatatatttttttttgttgtcacTAATCACATATTTTGATTGAGTAAAAGCAGAACAAGCTGAGACAGACGTTGGCAGACAAATTAACGCACAAAAAACACATTTCCATTAAGTTATCTGCTCATCCAAGTACTATATCCCCATCATTGCATATGAAAATCTAAGCAGTCATTAAGAACTTGCATAACAAAAAGGGattaaatttattgttattaaaCATGCGTATTGTCTCACTTATCAGCCGATTTAAAATACTATCCTCACAAAGAATACCGACTATGACTATCTCCAATAACACTAGACCAAAATCACACAATTTCTTTCTTCGTGTTGACGCAGATTAATTTAGGCTAAAACATCCAACGTCAATCAAACAAACATAAATTAACAGGAGACCAATAACAAAACGTCCTTCACAAATTCAATAACACGACCTATACATTGTTGCTAATGCCCTTACATACAACCCCTCCCCCCTCCCCAAATGTACAACAACAATTTAAAgaaacactagattttgatcc
This window encodes:
- the LOC130501490 gene encoding autophagy-related protein 8f, whose amino-acid sequence is MAKSTFKQEHDLEKRSAEAARIREKYPDRIPVIVEKAEKSDIPTIDKKKYLVPADLTVGQFVYVIRKRIKLSAEKAIFIFVDNVLPPTGALMSAVYEDKKEEDGFLYVTYSGENTFGYGSP
- the LOC130501493 gene encoding uncharacterized protein LOC130501493; the protein is MENLDSPSRIIPPLSVLILRRRLPTRDRLRRWGEDVPTACVLCSDGIENHHHLFFESEYSSSIWQTFASQIWDNPPTDLHSAAAWILQQHQPPNANAIALIKLIFQSSIYLIWKERNARNFTVVSSPTHALDRLLRDRLLSIKPRPPPAEYLLRFFLLIYRPP